In one Bacillus thuringiensis genomic region, the following are encoded:
- the grpE gene encoding nucleotide exchange factor GrpE: MEERNEQVVEEVKEAQVEEAVTPENSEETVEEKSEAALLQEKVDELQAKLTETEGRTLRLQADFENYKRRVQMDKQAAEKYRAQSLVSDILPALDNFERAMQVEATDEQTKSLLQGMEMVHRQLLEALNKEGVEVIEAVGKQFDPNEHQAIMQVEDSEFESNAVVEEFQKGYKLKDRVIRPSMVKVNQ, from the coding sequence GTGGAAGAGCGTAACGAACAAGTGGTAGAAGAAGTAAAAGAAGCGCAAGTTGAAGAAGCTGTCACGCCAGAAAACAGTGAAGAAACTGTAGAAGAAAAAAGTGAGGCTGCTCTTTTACAAGAAAAAGTAGATGAGTTACAAGCGAAACTAACGGAAACGGAAGGTCGCACATTACGTCTACAAGCTGATTTTGAAAATTATAAGCGCCGTGTCCAAATGGATAAACAGGCTGCTGAAAAATATAGAGCACAAAGTCTAGTTTCAGACATCTTGCCAGCTCTTGATAATTTTGAAAGAGCGATGCAAGTGGAAGCGACTGATGAGCAAACGAAATCCTTGTTACAAGGTATGGAAATGGTGCATCGTCAATTGTTAGAAGCACTGAATAAAGAAGGTGTGGAAGTGATTGAAGCTGTTGGTAAACAGTTTGATCCTAATGAACACCAAGCTATTATGCAAGTGGAAGATAGTGAATTTGAATCAAACGCGGTTGTAGAAGAATTCCAAAAAGGTTATAAACTAAAAGACCGTGTGATTCGCCCATCAATGGTAAAAGTAAATCAATAA
- the hrcA gene encoding heat-inducible transcriptional repressor HrcA produces the protein MLTERQLLILQTIIDDFIGSAQPVGSRTLAKKDEITFSSATIRNEMADLEELGFIEKTHSSSGRVPSEKGYRFYVDHLLAPQNLPNAEIVQIKDLFAERIFEAEKIAQQSAQILSELTNYTAIVLGPKLSTNKLKNVQIVPLDRQTAVAIIVTDTGHVQSKTITVPESVDLSDLEKMVNILNEKLSGVPMEELHNKIFKEIVTVLRGYVHNYDSAIKMLDGTFQVPLSEKIYFGGKANMLSQPEFHDIQKVRSLLTMIDNEAEFYDILRHKQVGIQVKIGRENSSTAMEDCSLISATYSIGEEQLGTIAILGPTRMQYSRVISLLQLFTRQFTDGLKK, from the coding sequence ATGCTTACGGAACGTCAGCTCTTAATTTTACAAACAATTATTGATGACTTTATTGGATCAGCGCAGCCCGTTGGGTCTAGAACGTTGGCTAAAAAAGATGAAATTACATTTAGTTCAGCTACTATTCGAAATGAAATGGCGGACTTAGAAGAATTAGGTTTTATTGAAAAAACGCACAGTTCTTCTGGACGTGTTCCTTCTGAGAAAGGCTACCGATTTTATGTAGACCATCTTTTAGCGCCGCAAAACTTACCAAACGCTGAAATTGTACAAATTAAAGATTTATTTGCCGAAAGAATTTTTGAAGCGGAAAAAATTGCACAGCAATCTGCTCAAATTTTATCAGAACTTACGAATTATACGGCCATTGTTCTTGGACCGAAGTTAAGTACAAATAAACTTAAAAATGTACAAATTGTGCCGCTTGATCGTCAAACTGCAGTCGCTATTATTGTAACTGATACAGGGCATGTACAAAGTAAAACGATTACCGTTCCGGAATCTGTTGATTTATCAGATTTAGAAAAAATGGTTAATATTTTAAATGAAAAGCTATCTGGCGTACCGATGGAAGAACTTCATAATAAAATCTTTAAAGAGATTGTTACAGTTTTACGTGGGTATGTTCATAATTACGATAGTGCAATAAAAATGTTGGATGGTACATTTCAAGTTCCGTTATCGGAAAAGATATACTTTGGAGGAAAAGCAAATATGCTTTCGCAGCCAGAGTTCCATGACATTCAAAAGGTTAGATCTTTACTTACCATGATTGATAATGAAGCCGAATTTTATGACATTTTGCGTCATAAACAAGTCGGGATTCAAGTGAAAATTGGTAGGGAAAATTCTTCGACGGCTATGGAGGATTGTAGTTTAATTTCTGCAACATATTCGATCGGCGAAGAGCAACTTGGAACAATTGCTATTTTAGGTCCTACGAGAATGCAATATTCTCGTGTAATTAGTTTGTTACAGTTATTTACGAGACAATTTACTGATGGGCTTAAAAAGTAA
- the hemW gene encoding radical SAM family heme chaperone HemW gives MVQAAYIHIPFCQHICHYCDFNKVFIERQPVDQYLDYLEKEIINTVQKVPFDSMKTIFVGGGTPTALNMEQTKKLLEIINRHLRLFAPNCELTFEANPGDLPKEKLNVLLEGGVNRISFGVQTFRDELLEKIGRKHTREDAFLAIREAQEVGFKNINVDIIYALPGQTIEDVKETLDIAFTLGVQHFSAYSLIVEPKTVFYNLMNKGKLRLPGEDHEAKMYEIVMDEMEKHGYNQYEISNFSKGDNKSRHNLTYWNNEEYYGFGAGAHSYVNGERIQNVGPLKQYFNKIDETRFPYLDVHKVTEKERMEEELFLGLRKTKGVSKTSFRNKFNVEMDQVFAKQLQSNQEQGLLEEEDGHVRLTRKGKLLGNEVFQSFLID, from the coding sequence TTGGTACAAGCTGCATATATTCATATTCCGTTTTGTCAGCACATTTGTCACTATTGTGATTTTAATAAAGTGTTTATTGAACGCCAACCGGTTGATCAATATTTAGATTATCTAGAGAAGGAAATAATAAATACGGTTCAAAAAGTTCCGTTTGATAGTATGAAAACGATTTTTGTGGGCGGGGGAACTCCGACAGCGTTAAATATGGAGCAGACAAAAAAATTACTCGAGATTATTAATCGTCATTTGCGTCTATTCGCCCCGAATTGTGAATTAACATTTGAAGCGAATCCAGGAGATCTACCGAAAGAGAAGTTGAATGTACTGCTAGAAGGCGGAGTGAATCGAATTAGTTTTGGTGTGCAAACGTTCCGTGATGAACTGCTTGAGAAAATTGGGCGCAAGCATACGAGGGAAGATGCATTCCTAGCGATTCGAGAAGCACAGGAAGTAGGCTTTAAAAATATTAATGTAGATATTATTTATGCTTTGCCAGGACAGACGATAGAAGATGTAAAAGAAACATTAGATATTGCTTTTACGCTTGGTGTACAACATTTCTCGGCATATTCATTAATTGTGGAACCAAAAACAGTGTTTTATAACTTAATGAACAAAGGGAAATTGCGTCTTCCGGGTGAAGACCATGAAGCGAAAATGTATGAAATAGTAATGGATGAAATGGAGAAACACGGTTATAACCAGTATGAAATTAGTAATTTCTCAAAAGGTGACAATAAAAGTAGACATAATCTCACATACTGGAATAATGAAGAGTATTATGGATTTGGAGCTGGAGCTCATAGTTATGTGAACGGGGAACGTATTCAAAATGTAGGTCCCCTGAAGCAATATTTTAATAAAATTGATGAAACAAGATTTCCGTATTTAGATGTTCACAAAGTGACGGAGAAAGAAAGAATGGAAGAAGAACTGTTCTTAGGGCTTCGAAAAACAAAAGGTGTTTCTAAAACGTCGTTCCGCAATAAATTTAATGTGGAGATGGATCAAGTTTTCGCGAAGCAGTTACAAAGCAATCAAGAGCAGGGATTGCTTGAAGAGGAAGATGGACATGTACGTTTAACGCGAAAAGGAAAATTATTAGGGAATGAAGTATTCCAATCATTTTTGATTGACTAA
- a CDS encoding winged helix-turn-helix transcriptional regulator — translation MSENIRKDIQDKIQNGNFNCEKELTLSIISGKWKVVILWHLGVEGPHRFSELQRLFPSISHKVLSNQLKELMEDGIVDRTVYPEIPPRVEYYMTELGMSLLPIVEMMYDWGKMRMEQIRNTLEK, via the coding sequence ATGTCCGAAAATATTCGAAAAGATATTCAAGATAAAATACAAAATGGTAATTTTAATTGTGAAAAGGAATTGACGCTTTCTATTATTAGTGGAAAGTGGAAAGTTGTGATACTGTGGCATCTTGGTGTGGAAGGGCCGCATCGTTTCAGTGAATTACAACGGTTATTCCCAAGCATTTCTCATAAAGTTTTGTCGAACCAATTAAAAGAGTTAATGGAAGATGGGATTGTTGATCGGACAGTATATCCCGAAATTCCTCCTCGCGTTGAGTATTATATGACGGAACTAGGCATGTCACTTTTACCGATCGTTGAAATGATGTATGATTGGGGAAAAATGCGAATGGAACAAATTCGTAATACGTTAGAGAAGTAG